The Vescimonas coprocola genome includes a window with the following:
- the rpsP gene encoding 30S ribosomal protein S16 yields MVKIRLRRMGAKKAPYYRVVVADSRYPRDGRFIEEIGTYNPCVSPAEIKIDADRAREWIKTGAQPTETVRALLKKVDVQ; encoded by the coding sequence ATGGTTAAGATCAGACTGAGAAGAATGGGCGCTAAGAAGGCTCCTTACTATCGTGTGGTAGTGGCGGATTCCCGCTATCCCCGTGACGGCCGTTTCATCGAGGAGATCGGCACCTACAACCCCTGCGTGTCTCCCGCTGAGATCAAGATCGACGCTGACCGGGCCCGTGAGTGGATCAAGACCGGTGCTCAGCCCACTGAGACCGTTCGTGCTCTGCTGAAGAAAGTCGACGTTCAGTAA
- a CDS encoding KH domain-containing protein, translating to MKELLLYIARSLVQHPDQVTVTEVETGDELTLELRVAPEDMGRVIGRQGRIAKEIRTLIRSYAQRTGVKASVDIVD from the coding sequence ATGAAGGAGCTGCTGCTCTACATCGCCAGAAGCCTTGTTCAGCATCCCGATCAGGTCACTGTGACGGAGGTAGAAACCGGCGATGAGCTGACGCTGGAGCTGCGTGTGGCCCCGGAGGATATGGGCCGGGTCATCGGCCGTCAGGGCCGCATCGCCAAGGAGATCCGTACCCTGATCCGCTCCTACGCACAGCGCACCGGCGTGAAGGCTTCGGTGGATATTGTAGACTAA
- the pepF gene encoding oligoendopeptidase F — translation MANQIIPQRSEVPEEYTWNLKDLYESDQAWNEEYEALKALPKQIAAFRGTLGRSAEDLLAWFRLQDQVEERLSRLYGYASCKGDEDTGNSFYQDMRGKAMSTLVTISSAAAFATPEIMEIPEDTLNLFYTAQPELETYRRSLYQIRRRKAHILSPAEEKLLASAGEMANASENVASVFRNADMVYPDVVDEAGNAHQLTDATFVPMLMSPDRELRRRAFETYYKALGQYKNTVAATLDGQFKQLCFFANARHYDSTLQASLDATEVPVPVYLNLIEAVHGNLDKMYRYVALRKKVMGVDELHMYDVYTPIVADADKEITYEQAKETVLEALHVLGDDYVALLKEGFNNRWIDVYENVGKRGGAYSSGISRPHPYVLLNHKNNLDCQFTLAHEMGHALHSYHSCKYQPISTSDYVIFVAEVASTCNEVLLMRHLLSKTTDKKQRAYLINHFLDQFKGTVYRQTMFAEFELAMGKMAENGEALTADALCRKYHELNKLYFGPDMISDDQIALEWARIPHFFYNYYVFQYATGFSAAVAIANRILKEGAPAVADYKKFLSGGCSTDPISLLKIAGVDMSSPEPVNSALALFGELVDELAELL, via the coding sequence ATGGCAAACCAGATCATCCCCCAGCGCAGTGAGGTTCCGGAGGAATACACATGGAACCTGAAGGACCTGTATGAAAGCGATCAGGCTTGGAATGAAGAATACGAAGCCCTGAAGGCCCTCCCGAAGCAGATCGCCGCCTTCCGTGGCACGCTGGGCCGCAGTGCCGAGGACCTGCTGGCATGGTTCCGGCTCCAGGATCAGGTGGAGGAGCGGTTGAGCCGCCTGTATGGCTACGCCAGCTGCAAGGGCGACGAGGACACCGGCAACAGTTTCTATCAGGATATGCGCGGCAAAGCCATGAGCACGCTGGTGACCATCTCCAGCGCCGCCGCCTTCGCCACCCCGGAGATCATGGAGATCCCGGAGGATACCCTGAATCTGTTCTACACCGCCCAGCCGGAGCTGGAGACCTACCGCCGCAGCCTGTATCAGATCCGCCGCCGCAAGGCCCATATCCTCTCCCCTGCCGAGGAGAAGCTGCTGGCCTCCGCCGGCGAGATGGCCAACGCCTCCGAGAACGTAGCCAGCGTGTTCCGCAACGCCGATATGGTCTATCCTGACGTGGTGGACGAGGCCGGCAATGCCCATCAGCTGACGGACGCCACCTTCGTCCCCATGCTGATGAGCCCCGACCGGGAACTGCGCCGCCGTGCCTTCGAGACCTACTACAAGGCGCTGGGCCAGTATAAGAACACCGTGGCCGCCACGCTGGACGGCCAGTTCAAGCAGCTGTGCTTCTTCGCCAACGCCCGCCACTACGACAGCACCCTTCAGGCATCTCTGGACGCCACCGAGGTGCCGGTGCCGGTGTATCTGAACCTCATTGAGGCAGTCCACGGCAATCTGGATAAGATGTACCGCTATGTGGCCCTGCGAAAAAAGGTCATGGGCGTGGACGAGCTGCATATGTACGACGTCTATACCCCCATTGTGGCGGACGCCGACAAGGAGATCACCTATGAGCAGGCCAAGGAGACCGTGCTGGAGGCCCTCCATGTGCTGGGCGATGACTATGTGGCTCTGCTGAAGGAGGGCTTCAACAACCGCTGGATCGACGTCTACGAGAACGTGGGCAAGCGTGGCGGCGCCTATTCCTCCGGCATCAGCCGTCCCCACCCCTATGTGCTGCTGAACCACAAGAACAATCTGGACTGCCAGTTCACGCTGGCCCACGAAATGGGCCACGCCCTGCACAGCTACCACAGCTGCAAGTATCAGCCCATCAGCACCAGCGACTATGTCATCTTCGTAGCCGAGGTGGCCTCCACCTGCAACGAGGTACTGCTGATGCGCCACCTGCTGAGCAAGACCACCGACAAGAAGCAGCGTGCCTATCTCATCAACCACTTCCTGGATCAGTTCAAGGGTACCGTGTACCGCCAGACCATGTTCGCTGAGTTCGAACTGGCCATGGGCAAGATGGCCGAAAACGGCGAGGCCCTGACGGCGGACGCCCTGTGCAGGAAGTATCATGAACTCAATAAGCTCTACTTCGGCCCGGATATGATCTCCGATGACCAGATCGCTCTGGAGTGGGCCAGAATCCCCCACTTCTTCTATAACTACTATGTGTTCCAGTACGCCACCGGTTTCTCCGCCGCCGTTGCCATCGCCAACCGCATCCTCAAGGAGGGCGCTCCCGCCGTGGCGGACTATAAGAAGTTCCTCTCCGGCGGCTGCAGCACCGACCCCATCAGCCTGCTGAAGATCGCCGGCGTGGATATGAGTTCTCCGGAGCCCGTCAACAGCGCTCTGGCCCTGTTTGGTGAGCTGGTAGACGAGCTGGCAGAGCTGCTGTAA
- a CDS encoding spore coat protein CotJB — protein sequence MYTEITNAAAENKCPEGKGQLPGRCAAMAFPFVAMQGQDPKRYDQREALQQGTLFPGLDLPFHKELKSRFPAANTALSELMALDFAIDELGLYLVTHAEDQEVLALYWEYIRLAQEGRARYEAQYGPLTQTTVTEGGYRWLKDPWPWDEGGSD from the coding sequence TTGTACACAGAAATCACCAACGCTGCGGCGGAGAATAAGTGCCCGGAGGGGAAGGGGCAGCTGCCGGGACGGTGCGCCGCTATGGCGTTTCCCTTTGTGGCTATGCAGGGGCAGGACCCCAAGCGCTACGATCAGCGGGAGGCCTTGCAGCAGGGGACGCTGTTCCCCGGACTGGACCTGCCGTTTCATAAGGAGCTGAAAAGCCGGTTCCCGGCGGCCAACACGGCGCTGTCAGAGCTGATGGCACTGGATTTCGCCATCGACGAGCTGGGGCTGTATCTGGTGACCCATGCCGAGGATCAGGAGGTGCTGGCCCTCTACTGGGAATATATCCGGTTGGCGCAGGAGGGGAGAGCCCGCTATGAGGCGCAGTACGGCCCCTTGACCCAGACCACCGTTACCGAGGGCGGCTACCGGTGGCTCAAGGACCCGTGGCCCTGGGATGAAGGAGGTTCGGACTGA
- a CDS encoding manganese catalase family protein: MFVYEKKLQYPVRIANPNPKLAAFIISQYGGPDGELGASLRYLSQRYTMPYPELKALLTDIGVEELGHLEMVGTIVHQLTRNMTEQEVKDAGYEAYFVDHTAGVYPTAASGFPWNAASMAVKGDLIADLTEDLAAEQKARVTYDNILRLSDDPDVNDVIKFLRAREIVHFQRFGEGLRLAKEKMDQKNLYFVNPSFDQ, translated from the coding sequence ATGTTTGTCTATGAGAAGAAGCTGCAATACCCGGTACGCATCGCCAACCCCAATCCCAAACTGGCGGCCTTCATCATCAGCCAGTACGGCGGGCCGGACGGAGAGCTGGGAGCCTCCCTGCGGTATCTCAGCCAGCGCTACACCATGCCATACCCGGAGCTGAAGGCGCTGCTGACGGATATTGGTGTGGAGGAGCTGGGGCATCTGGAGATGGTGGGAACCATCGTTCACCAGCTGACCAGGAACATGACGGAGCAGGAGGTAAAGGACGCCGGCTATGAAGCGTACTTCGTGGATCACACCGCCGGGGTCTATCCCACTGCCGCCTCCGGCTTCCCGTGGAACGCCGCCTCCATGGCGGTGAAGGGGGACCTGATTGCAGATCTGACAGAGGACCTTGCAGCAGAGCAGAAGGCCCGTGTGACCTATGACAACATCCTGCGGTTGTCGGATGACCCCGACGTCAACGATGTCATCAAGTTCCTGCGGGCCCGTGAGATCGTCCATTTCCAGCGCTTCGGCGAGGGGCTGCGGCTGGCAAAGGAGAAGATGGATCAGAAGAATCTCTACTTCGTCAACCCCTCCTTCGATCAGTAG
- a CDS encoding 6-phosphofructokinase, which produces MKELKGACIIGQSGGPTSVINASAYGVIDTALKSPCITQVLGAEHGIKGVLNDRLFDMGLEDPEELRLLKYTPSSALGSCRYKIADPEKDDTDYRRILEVFKKHNVRYFFYNGGNDSMDTCNKINTYMQSVGYECRVMGVPKTIDNDLFGTDHCPGYASAAKYIATSMMEVYHDAHVYDTGMIVVMEIMGRHAGWLAASAALASEYGAGPDLIYLPETDFSMPKFIEDVKRVYAEKGSCIIAVSEGIHYEDGGFVSEAKVAANDGFGHAQLGGLAAILAQVLKEETGAKVRGIELNLLQRCGAHLASETDIEESFMAGKAAVENAVNGINGRMIGFERGVRDGRYACKTKLIPLMEVANVEKKIPREWINAEGNGVNHQFIEYALPLIQGEPDLPKVDSLPRFAKLKKILAK; this is translated from the coding sequence ATGAAAGAATTAAAGGGTGCCTGCATCATCGGACAGTCCGGCGGGCCTACATCGGTCATCAACGCCAGTGCCTACGGTGTCATCGACACGGCGCTGAAGTCCCCCTGCATCACGCAGGTGCTGGGCGCCGAGCACGGCATCAAGGGCGTGCTGAATGACCGTCTGTTCGACATGGGGCTGGAGGACCCGGAGGAGCTGCGGCTGCTGAAATACACTCCCTCCTCTGCTCTGGGCTCTTGCCGCTATAAGATCGCAGACCCGGAAAAGGACGATACCGACTATCGCCGGATCCTGGAGGTGTTCAAGAAGCATAACGTCCGCTACTTCTTCTATAACGGCGGCAACGACTCCATGGATACCTGCAACAAAATCAACACCTATATGCAATCCGTGGGCTACGAGTGCCGGGTCATGGGCGTACCCAAGACCATCGATAACGACCTCTTCGGTACCGACCACTGCCCCGGCTACGCCTCGGCGGCCAAGTACATCGCCACGTCCATGATGGAGGTCTATCACGACGCCCATGTCTATGACACCGGCATGATCGTGGTCATGGAGATCATGGGCCGCCACGCCGGCTGGCTGGCCGCCTCTGCGGCGCTGGCGTCGGAGTACGGCGCAGGTCCCGACCTCATTTATCTGCCGGAAACGGATTTCAGTATGCCCAAGTTCATCGAGGACGTGAAGCGGGTCTATGCTGAAAAGGGCAGCTGCATCATCGCCGTCTCCGAGGGCATCCACTATGAGGACGGCGGCTTCGTCTCCGAGGCCAAGGTAGCCGCCAATGACGGCTTCGGCCATGCTCAGCTGGGCGGTCTGGCCGCCATTCTGGCGCAGGTGCTGAAGGAGGAGACCGGCGCCAAGGTCCGTGGCATCGAGCTGAATCTGCTGCAGCGCTGCGGCGCACATCTGGCCTCCGAGACGGATATCGAGGAGTCCTTTATGGCGGGCAAGGCCGCCGTGGAAAACGCCGTCAACGGCATCAACGGCCGCATGATCGGTTTTGAGCGCGGCGTCCGGGACGGCCGCTATGCCTGCAAAACCAAGCTGATCCCTCTGATGGAGGTGGCCAATGTGGAGAAGAAAATCCCCCGTGAGTGGATCAATGCCGAGGGCAACGGCGTAAACCACCAGTTCATCGAGTACGCCCTGCCTCTGATTCAGGGTGAGCCGGATCTGCCCAAGGTGGACTCTCTCCCCCGCTTCGCCAAGCTGAAGAAAATTCTGGCAAAATAA
- the fba gene encoding class II fructose-1,6-bisphosphate aldolase, producing the protein MPLVTSKEMFEKAYNGGYAIGAFNVNNMEIVQGITEACQEEHAPVILQVSKGARAYANHTYLVKLVEAAVECCPDIPIVLHLDHGPDFETCKSCIDGGFTSVMIDASSKPFAENIEITKRVVEYAHDHGVVVEAELGTLAGIEDEVKVAAHEASYTRPEEVEEFVSKTGCDSLAIAIGTSHGAYKFKPEQCTRNEQGILVPPPLRFDVLKEVSRRLPGFPIVLHGSSSVPQEYVKMINDHGGRMPNAIGVPEEQLREAAKLSVCKINIDSDLRLAMTGTIRQFMEEHPDKFDPREYLKPARANIKELVRHKLVDVLGCAGKA; encoded by the coding sequence ATGCCACTGGTCACTTCCAAGGAAATGTTTGAAAAGGCCTATAACGGCGGCTACGCCATCGGCGCTTTCAACGTCAACAACATGGAGATCGTACAGGGCATCACCGAGGCCTGCCAGGAGGAGCACGCCCCCGTGATCCTTCAGGTCAGCAAGGGCGCCCGTGCCTATGCCAACCACACTTATCTGGTGAAGCTGGTGGAGGCCGCTGTGGAGTGCTGCCCCGATATCCCCATCGTGCTGCATCTGGACCACGGTCCCGACTTCGAGACCTGCAAGAGCTGCATCGACGGCGGCTTTACCTCTGTGATGATCGACGCATCCTCCAAGCCCTTTGCCGAGAACATCGAGATCACCAAGCGTGTGGTGGAGTATGCCCACGACCACGGCGTGGTGGTGGAGGCCGAGCTTGGTACGCTGGCCGGCATTGAGGATGAGGTGAAGGTGGCCGCTCATGAGGCATCCTATACCCGTCCGGAGGAGGTGGAGGAGTTCGTGTCCAAGACCGGCTGCGACTCTCTGGCCATCGCCATCGGTACCAGCCACGGCGCCTATAAGTTCAAGCCTGAGCAGTGTACCCGCAACGAGCAGGGCATTCTGGTGCCGCCTCCCCTGCGGTTCGACGTGCTGAAGGAGGTCTCCCGCCGTCTGCCCGGCTTCCCCATCGTGCTGCACGGCTCTTCCTCCGTGCCGCAGGAGTACGTGAAGATGATCAACGACCACGGCGGCCGGATGCCCAATGCCATCGGTGTGCCGGAGGAGCAGCTGCGTGAGGCGGCCAAGCTGTCCGTGTGCAAGATCAATATCGACTCTGATCTGCGGCTGGCTATGACCGGCACCATCCGTCAGTTCATGGAGGAGCATCCCGACAAGTTCGACCCCCGTGAGTATCTGAAGCCCGCCCGTGCCAACATCAAGGAGCTGGTGCGCCACAAGCTGGTGGACGTGCTGGGCTGCGCCGGCAAGGCTTGA
- the pfkA gene encoding 6-phosphofructokinase, producing the protein MESAVKRIGVLTSGGDAPGMNAAIRAVVRTAMKNSIECVGIRRGWAGLIAGDICPMNSGSVSRIINRGGTILYTARSDEFRTPEGQKKAANTCKLLGLDGIVAIGGDGTFRGAQDLSRFGVSVVGVPGTIDNDIVCTDYTIGFDTAANTAVECIDRLRDTMQSHERCSVVEVMGRHAGYLALYVGVAVGATAVLVPEHQYDFEKHVAEKIRAARLGGKTNFMIVVAEGAASAMDVGKEIKEHLGLDPRVTILGHIQRGGSPTAKDRVLATRMGYEAVRVLAEGMTNRVICVRDDQIVNVDIDEGLAMKKTLNAEEFEVMTVMTGV; encoded by the coding sequence ATGGAAAGTGCAGTGAAACGCATCGGCGTGCTGACCAGCGGCGGCGACGCTCCCGGCATGAACGCCGCCATCCGTGCGGTGGTGCGGACGGCAATGAAGAACAGCATCGAGTGCGTGGGCATCCGCCGGGGCTGGGCGGGCCTTATCGCCGGGGATATCTGTCCCATGAATTCCGGCAGCGTCAGCCGCATCATCAACCGGGGCGGCACCATTCTCTACACCGCCCGCAGCGACGAGTTCCGCACGCCAGAGGGACAGAAGAAGGCCGCCAACACCTGCAAGCTGCTGGGGCTGGACGGCATCGTGGCCATCGGCGGCGACGGCACCTTCCGGGGGGCGCAGGATCTGTCCAGATTCGGCGTGTCCGTGGTGGGTGTGCCGGGTACCATCGACAACGACATCGTCTGCACCGACTATACCATCGGCTTCGATACCGCCGCCAATACCGCCGTGGAGTGCATTGACCGTCTGCGGGACACCATGCAGTCCCACGAACGCTGCTCCGTGGTGGAGGTCATGGGCCGTCACGCCGGGTATCTGGCTCTGTATGTGGGCGTAGCCGTGGGGGCCACCGCTGTGCTGGTACCGGAGCATCAGTATGACTTTGAAAAGCACGTGGCCGAGAAGATCCGCGCAGCCCGGTTGGGGGGCAAAACCAACTTCATGATCGTGGTGGCCGAGGGTGCCGCCAGCGCCATGGATGTGGGCAAGGAGATCAAAGAGCATCTGGGGCTTGACCCCCGTGTCACCATTCTGGGCCACATCCAGCGGGGCGGCAGTCCCACCGCCAAGGATCGTGTGCTGGCCACCCGCATGGGCTACGAGGCGGTGCGGGTGCTGGCCGAGGGCATGACCAACCGGGTCATATGCGTCCGGGATGACCAGATCGTCAACGTGGATATCGATGAGGGACTGGCCATGAAAAAGACCCTCAACGCCGAGGAATTCGAGGTCATGACCGTTATGACCGGTGTGTGA
- a CDS encoding ABC-2 transporter permease, which yields MKTLLYKQLRLVCQPMTLVFCLFGAMLLIPAYPYTVMWFYVMLGLFFSFLNGREQKDVYYSALLPIRKRDTVKANCLFVGLIELLALVIAVPFALLRAKLGIGDNPVGLNANVTLFACGLMLFAVFNAVFLLSFYRTAYKVGVSFVKACIVMAVAAIIMEAAVHFPALSRFNGYDLACQLPLLAAGLVIWCGSWPLIFRGAAARYEKVDL from the coding sequence ATGAAAACGCTATTATATAAGCAGCTGCGGCTGGTGTGCCAGCCTATGACGCTGGTATTCTGCCTGTTCGGAGCCATGCTGCTGATTCCGGCCTACCCTTATACCGTCATGTGGTTCTATGTGATGCTGGGGCTGTTCTTCTCCTTCCTCAACGGGCGGGAGCAGAAGGACGTGTACTACTCCGCCTTGCTGCCCATCCGAAAGCGGGACACCGTCAAGGCCAACTGCCTGTTCGTGGGGCTCATCGAGCTGCTGGCGCTGGTCATCGCCGTCCCCTTCGCCCTGCTGCGGGCGAAGCTGGGTATCGGGGACAATCCCGTGGGCCTCAATGCCAATGTGACGCTGTTCGCCTGCGGACTGATGCTGTTCGCCGTGTTCAACGCCGTGTTCCTGCTGTCCTTCTACCGGACGGCCTACAAGGTGGGCGTATCCTTCGTGAAGGCGTGTATCGTCATGGCGGTGGCGGCGATCATCATGGAGGCCGCCGTCCACTTCCCGGCACTGAGCCGCTTCAACGGCTATGACCTGGCCTGTCAGCTGCCGCTGCTGGCGGCGGGACTGGTGATCTGGTGCGGCAGCTGGCCCCTGATCTTCCGGGGTGCCGCCGCCCGATACGAGAAGGTCGACCTGTAA
- a CDS encoding ABC transporter ATP-binding protein, translating into MNALAVKGLCKRYPAFSLENVSFSVPEGAVMGFIGRNGAGKSTTLKALLGLVHPDAGEVTVLGKSFREEEQSIKERIGVVLGGIDFYPKKKVRLLSDVTRRFYGNWQEEKYRHYLNLFGIDQEKRVDQLSTGMRVKYMIALALSHDARLLILDEPTSGLDPVSRDELTELLRRIAADGQRSVLFSTHITSDLEKCASHITFIKDGTIQHTGTLADFRQHYDYLRQPGQELTLEDIIVSVERRPLDENAII; encoded by the coding sequence ATGAACGCACTGGCGGTCAAGGGGCTGTGTAAGCGCTATCCGGCCTTTTCGCTGGAGAACGTGAGCTTTTCCGTGCCGGAGGGAGCCGTCATGGGCTTCATCGGACGCAACGGAGCGGGCAAATCCACCACGCTGAAGGCTCTTCTGGGGCTGGTACACCCGGATGCCGGGGAGGTAACGGTGCTGGGCAAGTCCTTCCGGGAGGAGGAACAATCTATTAAAGAGCGCATCGGCGTGGTGCTGGGCGGCATCGACTTCTATCCCAAGAAGAAGGTACGGCTCCTCAGCGACGTGACCCGCCGGTTCTACGGCAACTGGCAGGAGGAGAAGTACCGTCACTACCTGAATCTGTTCGGCATTGACCAGGAGAAGCGGGTGGATCAGCTGTCTACCGGCATGAGGGTAAAGTACATGATCGCTCTGGCCCTGAGCCACGATGCCCGGCTGCTGATCCTGGATGAGCCCACCAGTGGGCTGGACCCGGTATCCCGTGACGAGCTGACGGAGCTGCTGCGGCGCATTGCCGCCGACGGGCAGCGCAGTGTGCTGTTCTCCACCCACATCACCTCGGATCTGGAGAAATGCGCCAGCCACATCACCTTCATCAAGGACGGCACCATCCAGCACACCGGCACGCTGGCGGACTTCCGGCAGCACTACGACTACCTCCGCCAGCCGGGACAGGAGCTGACGCTGGAGGACATCATCGTTTCCGTGGAGAGGAGGCCCTTGGATGAAAACGCTATTATATAA
- a CDS encoding AbrB/MazE/SpoVT family DNA-binding domain-containing protein, which produces MGKKDDRYYMSSVKIGPKGQIVIPKEARAMFGLEPGDTLVLLADTKKGIALQTADKLNPLLRRVFQQLPGDEEAEE; this is translated from the coding sequence GTGGGAAAGAAGGACGACCGGTACTATATGTCCTCGGTAAAAATCGGCCCCAAGGGCCAGATCGTCATCCCCAAGGAGGCACGGGCCATGTTCGGCCTGGAGCCGGGGGACACGCTGGTGCTGCTGGCAGACACCAAAAAGGGCATCGCCCTACAGACGGCGGATAAGCTGAATCCCCTGCTGCGGCGGGTGTTTCAGCAGCTGCCGGGAGACGAGGAGGCGGAGGAATGA